The segment TACATAACCGCGAGATCTTCTGCGATGTAGCGAGCCGTTGCGATGTCATGGGTGATATAAAGCAGAGACATCTGTTTCTCAAACTTCATCTCTTCCATCAGGTTCAATACACCTGCCCGGATTGAAACATCCAGCATTGACGTTGGTTCGTCAGCCAATACGACTTCTGCACCAACGGCAATGTTTCGTGCTAAGTTAACACGTTGACGTTGACCACCTGAGAGCTGGTGAGGGTACTTCTCTGCCGTCTCTTTTGGTGGGATTAAACCTACTTGCTCAAGTAAGTCATAAACACGTTCTTGCAGCTCTTTCTTGTTGCCCGGTTTGATTTTTTTATGGATCAAAAGTGGGCGAGCGATATGGTGGAAGATGTTGTGTGTTGGGTTAAGAGAACCAAACGGGTCTTGCCAAACCATTTGTACGCCTTCACGGTAGTGCATCAAGTCTGTTTTAGACTTGATATCTATGATGTCACGACCTTTGTATTCAATCGTACCCGAAGTTGGCGCGTACATTTTTGCGATCATTTTGGCGGTAGTGGACTTACCTGAACCAGATTCACCCACTACGGCTAAACCACGGCTTTTGTACATCTTGAATGATACGTCGTTAATCGCACGCATCATTGGTTGTTTTAGGGCATTACTGCTGATAGGGAAGTCCTTAACGAGGTTTTTTCCCTCTACCAGTAGTTCACCGAGTTGTTTGCTCATAATTGTCTCCAGAAATTTTATTTTGCTTTTTTACATTGCTAGATCTTGGTCTGGGCAATTGGCTCACCGTATAGGTGGCAGTTTGAGAAGCGATTTGGCTCAATCTGTCTCAACTTAGTTTCAACCTGAGTACATTTGTCGTGTACACGGTCACAACGGGCTTGGAAACGGCAGCCTTGTGGTACTTCCAATAGGTTTAATGGGTTACCTGGAATACCTGTCAGCTTAGTTTTTGGCCCAGTTAGGGGAGGGAATGAGCTGCCCAAGCCCTTGGTGTAAGGGTGATAAGGGCTAGTTAAAATTTCCTTAGATGGAGCAACTTCGATCAACTCACCCGAGTACATGATGCCGATTCGGTCTGAGAACTCGACCATTAACGACAGGTCATGAGTAATAAACAGAATCGAAAAACCAAACTCTTCTTTTAGTGCGTAGATCTTTTGTAGAATTTCGCGTTGAACCACCACATCAAGCGCTGTGGTTGGTTCATCCATGATGATCATTTTCGGGTTTAATGCTAGCGCAATTGCAATCACTAGACGCTGACGCATACCACCAGAGAACTGGTGCGGGTAGTCAGTCAGACGACTAGGGTGAATATCAACAATTTCTAGTAAACCTTCTGCGCGCTTACGCGCTTGATCACGTGTCATGTTGGTGTGACGCATAATTACGTCACAGAACTGTTCTTCCATGGTCAGTACAGGGTTTAGTGCGTTCATCGCACTTTGGAAAACCATCGACATCTCGCTCCAGCGGAATGCCTGCATACGGTCATCACTGTACTCTAAGATATTTTCGCCATTGAAGATTACCTCACCACCGGTGATAAACGCTGGCGGCTTATGCAGACGCATGAGCGAGAACGCGACCGTTGATTTACCACAGCCAGATTCACCAGCGAGACCGAATACTTCACCCGGTGCAATATCAAAGCTCACGTTATTACAAGCTCGCACATCACCCGAAGCGGTAATGTAGTCAACACAGAGGTTGCGGATAGAAATTAGTGGTGCCGTCATGATTATTTATCTCCGCTCCAAAGTGCATTTTGTGGTGGTAGATTTGGTTCACGCTCTTTCTTCTCTTGTTCAGCAAGTTTCTTCCAGCGTTTCATACCTTTGTGTGAACGAAGCTGCGGGTTAGCAATTTCATCTACCGCGAAGTTAA is part of the Vibrio ponticus genome and harbors:
- a CDS encoding ABC transporter ATP-binding protein; protein product: MSKQLGELLVEGKNLVKDFPISSNALKQPMMRAINDVSFKMYKSRGLAVVGESGSGKSTTAKMIAKMYAPTSGTIEYKGRDIIDIKSKTDLMHYREGVQMVWQDPFGSLNPTHNIFHHIARPLLIHKKIKPGNKKELQERVYDLLEQVGLIPPKETAEKYPHQLSGGQRQRVNLARNIAVGAEVVLADEPTSMLDVSIRAGVLNLMEEMKFEKQMSLLYITHDIATARYIAEDLAVMYVGHMVEWGDTEEIIHDPQHPYTQLLVSAVPDPSKSIHEKLKGNKGEIPLWTPTSMGCPFAGRCTHATDKCREQLPGVTQLSDNHFVRCYLYES
- a CDS encoding ABC transporter ATP-binding protein, whose amino-acid sequence is MTAPLISIRNLCVDYITASGDVRACNNVSFDIAPGEVFGLAGESGCGKSTVAFSLMRLHKPPAFITGGEVIFNGENILEYSDDRMQAFRWSEMSMVFQSAMNALNPVLTMEEQFCDVIMRHTNMTRDQARKRAEGLLEIVDIHPSRLTDYPHQFSGGMRQRLVIAIALALNPKMIIMDEPTTALDVVVQREILQKIYALKEEFGFSILFITHDLSLMVEFSDRIGIMYSGELIEVAPSKEILTSPYHPYTKGLGSSFPPLTGPKTKLTGIPGNPLNLLEVPQGCRFQARCDRVHDKCTQVETKLRQIEPNRFSNCHLYGEPIAQTKI